From a single Paenibacillus sp. FSL W8-0426 genomic region:
- the pflB gene encoding formate C-acetyltransferase, with product MSVIEKDVKVQAGWRNFVKGTWNRSVDVNDFLVRNLTPYYGDEEFLAGATQNTKDLWEIVSDLTKKERENGGVLDVDVNTPSTIVSHQPGYLDKEKEQIVGVQTDAPFKRSIQPFGGIRMMIDACQAYGFEMPQEVIDIFTNIRKTHNQGVFDAYTSEMRAARKAGIITGLPDAYGRGRIIGDYRRVALYGVDFLIRDKKSQLNSLEVDAMDEDVIRLREEISEQIRALQELKQLGEMHGFDISLPATNAKEAFQWLYFGYLAAIKEQNGAAMSLGRVSSFLDIYIERDLQEGVLTEEQAQELVDHFVMKLRIVKFLRTPDYNELFSGDPTWVTESIGGMSVNGETRVTKNSFRFLHTLYNLGPAPEPNLTVLWSVKLPEAFKEYCTKVSIETSSIQYENDDLMRPIYGDDYGIACCVSAMKIGKQMQFFGARANLAKALLYAINGGRDEKSGAQVGPEYPAITTEVLDYNEVLKRFKPMMEWLAKLYMNTLNVIHYMHDKYSYERIEMALHDRDILRTMACGIAGLSVAADSLSAIKYAKVKPIRNEQGIAVDFEIEGEFPCYGNNDDRVDSIAVELVESFMGMIRKHKAYRNALPTQSVLTITSNVVYGKKTGTTPDGRKAGEPFAPGANPMHGRDKKGALASLGSVAKLPYEHSLDGISNTFSIVPKALGKEGDIRKSNLVAMMDGYFGQGAHHLNVNVFDRQQLIDAMEHPENYPQLTVRVSGYAVNFIKLTREQQLDVINRTFHGSM from the coding sequence ATGTCGGTGATTGAAAAAGATGTCAAAGTGCAAGCAGGCTGGAGAAACTTTGTCAAAGGTACTTGGAACAGATCCGTAGACGTAAACGATTTTCTGGTGCGCAACCTGACGCCGTATTACGGGGACGAAGAGTTCCTTGCAGGCGCAACCCAAAATACGAAGGACCTGTGGGAAATCGTTTCCGATTTGACGAAAAAGGAACGCGAGAACGGCGGTGTCCTGGACGTGGACGTGAATACGCCTTCCACGATCGTGTCCCATCAGCCGGGTTATCTGGATAAAGAGAAAGAACAGATCGTCGGCGTTCAGACCGATGCTCCGTTCAAACGTTCCATTCAGCCGTTCGGCGGCATTCGCATGATGATTGATGCATGTCAGGCTTACGGTTTCGAGATGCCTCAAGAAGTCATTGACATATTCACGAACATTCGCAAAACGCATAACCAAGGCGTGTTCGATGCCTATACATCCGAAATGCGCGCAGCGCGCAAAGCGGGGATCATTACCGGCCTTCCGGATGCATACGGCCGCGGCCGCATCATCGGCGACTATCGTCGAGTGGCCTTGTACGGTGTAGACTTCCTGATCCGGGACAAAAAATCACAGCTGAATTCGCTGGAAGTGGACGCCATGGACGAAGATGTCATTCGTCTGCGCGAAGAGATCTCCGAACAGATTCGTGCGCTGCAAGAACTGAAGCAGTTGGGCGAAATGCACGGCTTCGATATCTCCTTGCCGGCCACCAACGCCAAAGAAGCTTTCCAATGGCTGTACTTCGGCTACCTGGCTGCCATCAAGGAACAAAACGGTGCGGCAATGTCTCTCGGACGGGTATCCTCTTTCCTGGACATTTACATCGAGCGCGACCTGCAGGAAGGCGTGCTGACCGAAGAACAGGCGCAAGAGCTGGTCGATCATTTCGTCATGAAACTGCGCATCGTGAAATTTCTGCGCACGCCGGATTACAACGAGTTGTTCAGCGGCGACCCGACCTGGGTTACCGAATCCATCGGCGGAATGTCCGTTAACGGCGAAACCCGCGTAACCAAAAACAGCTTCCGTTTCCTGCACACGCTCTATAATTTGGGCCCTGCACCAGAACCGAATTTGACGGTTCTCTGGTCCGTGAAGCTGCCGGAAGCGTTCAAGGAATATTGCACTAAAGTTTCGATCGAAACGAGCTCGATCCAATATGAAAACGACGATTTGATGCGCCCGATCTATGGCGACGATTACGGCATTGCCTGCTGCGTATCCGCGATGAAGATCGGCAAACAAATGCAGTTCTTCGGCGCCCGCGCCAACTTGGCCAAAGCGCTGCTGTATGCGATCAACGGTGGACGCGACGAAAAATCGGGCGCGCAGGTCGGACCGGAATATCCGGCGATCACCACCGAGGTGCTCGATTACAACGAAGTGCTGAAACGCTTCAAACCGATGATGGAATGGCTGGCCAAACTGTACATGAACACGCTGAACGTCATTCACTACATGCACGACAAATACAGCTATGAACGCATCGAAATGGCATTGCACGACCGTGACATCCTGCGTACGATGGCTTGCGGCATCGCCGGATTGTCGGTAGCCGCCGATTCCCTGAGCGCGATCAAATACGCCAAAGTCAAACCGATCCGCAACGAGCAAGGCATCGCGGTCGACTTCGAAATCGAAGGCGAATTCCCTTGCTACGGCAACAACGATGATCGTGTAGACAGCATTGCGGTTGAACTGGTCGAATCTTTCATGGGCATGATCCGGAAACACAAAGCTTATCGCAACGCACTGCCTACCCAATCCGTGCTGACCATTACATCGAACGTGGTATATGGCAAGAAAACAGGCACAACGCCGGATGGACGCAAAGCGGGCGAACCGTTTGCTCCGGGAGCCAACCCTATGCACGGACGCGACAAAAAAGGGGCCCTTGCTTCCCTTGGCTCTGTAGCCAAATTGCCTTACGAGCACAGCCTTGATGGTATCTCCAACACGTTCTCCATCGTGCCTAAAGCACTGGGTAAAGAGGGCGATATCCGTAAATCCAACCTTGTCGCCATGATGGACGGATATTTTGGCCAAGGCGCTCATCATCTGAACGTCAACGTGTTTGACCGTCAACAGCTGATCGATGCGATGGAGCATCCGGAAAACTATCCGCAGCTGACCGTTCGGGTATCGGGTTATGCCGTCAACTTCATCAAGCTGACTCGCGAACAACAGCTCGACGTCATTAACCGTACGTTCCACGGTTCGATGTAA